The following nucleotide sequence is from Apium graveolens cultivar Ventura chromosome 4, ASM990537v1, whole genome shotgun sequence.
CTTAGACCCGCTTTGAGTAAACTTTGCGTAGCCCATATGCTTCGCCATATAAAACTCTGATTGCTTCCCAAGCCTGCTTCTAGAAAATTGCTTGAAGGATGGTAGCGAGCCTTAAATACCCTTACAACCAGGGACGTCTCATTATTAAGAAACCTCCAAGCTTGTTTACCCAACAAAGCCAAATTGAAATCATGCAGCTTCCTGAACCCCATACCTCCCAAACATTTTGGCTTACACAAATTGTCCCAACTAGCCCAATGAATGCCTTTGTCTGCCTTATTGCTTGTCTGCCACCAGAAGTTACACATGAGCTGTTCTATTTCTCTGCACATATCCATTGGTAAGAGAAACACGTTCATCGGTAGACAATGGTTGAACAACTGTttttaacaaaatctcttttccAGGTTTTGAAATGATCTGCCCATACCAAGAAGCCAGCTTTTTCCGTACTCTTTCCTTTAGAAAGCCCAGAATAACATTCTTGTTTCGTCCCATCGTATTTGGAAGGCCCAAGTACAAGCAATTATCCGTTGCTTCCGACATTCTCATCAGACTACAGACCTCCCCTCGAGTCCTGTCATTTGTGTTTCTGCTAAAAAATATAGAGGACTTCTGATAGTTGACCTTCTGTCCTGAAGCAGACTCATACACTTGAAGCAGTTGACTGACTTTAGATGCTTCACTAGTCGTTGTTTTACAATACAAATAGCTGTCATCAGCAAAAAGCATGTGAGAAATTGAAGGAGCACCATTAGCTACCCTACATCCATGAATCCACCCTTTTTGAATATAACCATTTATAAGAGCTGTGAATCCCTCATGACAAATGATAAATAAGTAAGGGGAAATCGGATCTTCCTGGCGAATCCCCCTCGTCGGGATAATTGGACCCATCTCCCTCCCTTCGTGAATCACATTATACTTAACTGTAGAGAGACATAAGAAGAGCAACCTAGTCCATCTTGAGTCAAAACCCATCTTCCTCATCATAGCTTCCACAAAATTCCATTCTACACGATCATAGGCCTTACTCATATCAAGCTTTACTGCCATATACCCTTCCTTTCCAACGCGCTTTCGTTTTAAATAATGAATCATTTCAAAAGACACCATAATATTATCCGAGATGAGACAACCTGGAATAAAAGCACTCTGGTTCGGGGAAATTACCTTATCAAAAAGAGGTTTCATCCTGTTTGCCAAGACCTTTGAAACTATTTTGTAGGCGACATTACATAGAGCAATTGGTCTCAGATCTCCCATATTCACTGGCGACTtcttttttggaattaaaacaatATTTGTCTCATTTAACTCTTCTGCCATCTGGCCAGTATCAATGAAATCTCAAACAATTTTAATCACATATGTACCTACTATACTCTAATACTTTTGAAAGAAACCCGGAGTCATTCCGTCAGGCCCTGGAGCCTTATCCGGATTCATTTGAAAGAGTGCATGCTTCTTTTCCTCTTCATTCACTGGTCTGAGCAGCTCCTCATTTAACTCTGTAGTGATTGAAGGTTGAATATGCATCAAAATTTCATCCCACTGGTTACTAGACGCTAAGAAAATTTGGGTAAAATAATCAATAATCAAATTATTTAACCCGTTGGACCAGTCACACCACACCCCATAATCATTATGCAGCCTATGGACTTGATTATTTTTCTTTCGTTCACTTGCCGAAGCATGAAAAAACTTATTATTTTGATCTCCATACTGCAACCACAATTGTTTTGAACGTTGGCGCTAGAAAATTTCTTTTTGAGTCAAAACTTCGTTTAGCTTATTTTGTTCATCCGCATATAGACGAACAGAAGTGCTATCCCTACGATTTTTAAGCTGTTTCAGACGATACTTGCATTCACGGATTCTGCTAGAAAAATTCCCAGTCACTTATTTTCGCCACACGCCCAACTTAGCTTGACACCTCATTATTTTCTGCTTGTACCCCAAATCTGAATTTGATTCCCCGCAGTCCAACACGATGTCCCTGCACATGGGCTCCCTGAACCATGTGTTCTCAAACCGGAACCTCCTGCAACCTGAGTTCTCTTTGTTTTTGTCAATATCTAAATATATTGGTGAATGATCCAACGTTGAGATCTCTATATTAGATAGAGTTGCTTCACTGTAGCAACCCAGCCATCTCTGAGTGACTAGAGCACGATCTAGTCTAATCTCAACCCAAGAACTCGTTCCCCTGGATTTTTCCCAAGTAAAAGGGTTACCCAACAAATCAAGATCGATGAGATTACACTCTGAGATTACCTCACAAAAGCCTTTGATCAGCCATTCCGGATATCTCCTCCCTCCTTTCTTGTCTTCCTGAGACGTAATATTATTCATATCCCCGATTATGCACCAGGGTAAGCTAGACTGATGATTAAGAAGCCTCAACAAATTCCAAGTATTCCACCTAAGTCTTCTGTTTGGCTCCCCATAAAACCCCGTCAACCTCCAATCCTCCCTCCCTTCAATACTAACTACACCATCGATATGATTTTTCGAGAGGCTACTGAGATTAAAATCACCTACATTTTTCCAAAGTAATGCTAGACCACCACTTCTCCCTTCCATCTCGACTGTAATTGAACCTTCGAAACCAATCATTCTTCTGCATCTATCTACCGTATCTTTGTTGCAAAGAGTTTCTCAAAGAAAAATTAATCTGGGTTGCTTTTGGACAACGGCATCCATAAGGAACTGAACAGCCCGTGGGTTCCCAAGCCCACGGCAGTTCCAAGATAAAGTACTCATTGGTCTAGGCAGACCCCAGCTTTCAGGCCTGCCTCTTATACGTTTTTTGGAAGTCCAGTAGCACTAATTGGGTTGACCCTAGAACAATCATTGGGCCGCTTCCTTTTTGGATCATTAAACACATACACAGTTTCCTCGTTCGATGTTCGATGAGTTAGCATTATTCACGCTTTTTGAATTTCGAGTTTCCCTCCTCTTATCTTCCTCCATATCATCAGGTTCCTGATTTTCAGCATTCCTTCCTTCATTTGCGTTAACCCGTTCCTTGATTATAGGATCGTATCCATCTCTTCTTGAAAATCCGTTTCTGTCCATCTCTGCGACATTTCTGTTCCGATCGCCGTCGGCCACCATAGGCTGACTTGAAACTCCCGTTCGCAACCATTTAGACCCAGTAAGAAATGACTGTCTTCTTGGCATAGCTTCACAATCTCCTTACAAACTCTTTCATCGGTATGTCAAACACCTTTGAACAGAATTTTCAGCATGACCAAGAATACTGCAAATAAAACAAAATGTGGGAACATGttcatatttaaaatttatcCAGAACCACTCGCCACCTGCTTTCTTAATCTTCATTCGCCTTTTCAACGGAACATCCAGATCTATTCTTACCCGAATACGCAAATACTCGCGCCACACTCCTACAAAATTATTCCTATCAGATTCAATGAATTGCCCAATGTAATTGCCAACATCCTTACAAACTCTTTCAGACATAAATCCTGGTTGAATGTCATGGAGTTGAACCCAAAAATCCAATTTGTTTAGTCGAACCAAGCGTGGGTTGTCCCCCTCCTTCAGTCGTTCAAATATAAATTGCATCCTGTCAAATGTCCAGGGACTGCCTTCAATTACCCTGGAGATATCCACCTCATGATAAAACTGAAAGAGAAATCGGTTTGGCTCCAGACTTTTAATGTAAACGCCTTTTCCTGGCTTCCATAATGTAGCCATACAATGTTGCATCTTCTTGAAATCAATGGCTCTCTCAGTTAGAAACCTCCCTATCAGGCACCAACGAGTATCGATCCCTCCATCTAGGatttgttagaaaatggaaagtttgaggcatattttatatatgttcttgatatgatttccgaaAACTAACaattggaggttgttccttgatatgaggacttaaactttcatatttggatccaagatattttcttagtggaatccatgaatatattgagacaaagttgcttgtttgaaatggatTATGgagattttgtcccacattggtattgtaaaagaaagatattgagtttatatagcatcttgtgttagtgttgtttgcaactactagcataagtggaatgcttgtgtggcctagtgctagtgggaactcttatatttttcttttctattacaagtttaattatttatattgattatttaattattaatataaaatatattgagtaaggattattttaatcatactctgaatatattttataatattaagtaatctggatataatataaataataaggaaaacccattttgtttactttttctattttgttacttggtgtactacatcgagtaaaatagaagaagagtaacttgagatgcctatatattaagaggtacacttgagataaaaatgacacaagtctcggtgcctacctcgcaaacatatatgagttgcataggttttttaggcaaactgaggtgcgagtcgccgttgatcattgttggttctgtggccagattgatctgttgttgttttatcctggaagcgatattgttGCATTCCATCACTGTTTAAGTGGGGGgaaataatctcttcaagaacagtcaagtcctcttgaagggtttggcgactcagctattgtgttcttcttcttatcagaatttggaaagcgataagagataagttttctttactttctttgtcaattacagtctttatagtttgttattgccttcgtgttttgtttcgttagttgggttatttgccatgttcttgttattatatatataactgcccattgttgctgtgtagttagaattatacccaacaatcttgaagagattatctgtgttatatattaattagcaagatggttaacgactaaagtctataaggggtcttgtgtctgataggattattgctatagagttcataggaactcaggatattatagctgatccgctgactaaagggattgagcatgctatagtccttaagtcgaggttggggatgagactggtaacccatcataattcatcaacaacgggaacccaatacacctgagaggagatccctcgaagtgtattcaatgtggtaataacaagttgtaaggatgaattggtagtacctctaccatatacatttagatacttatgtatctgagtctattccctataaaccttaagaggtacttgaactgctagttagcaagagttatttgaactctgaatggggtcaagtcatttgacgagatgatagcagtgcatctctggagatgcccagctaagcgaatgtaattgtgtggtcgcaattagaggaaagggttgttagatatatttgataatgtcatggctaatatgttttatgtttagatttcagatcttatttgaacagaataAATCAGTgcttaactgatcagtacttatactggacgtcagaacttaagggatatcagtacttatgttatcaggagataagcatcaggagatagatatcggaacttaagtgctgaaggatgatcagataaggacagtagctgattgaagttaagaagatcaagataaacataagaagagatatgcatgaagaaggaattccgtgaagaatggaatacttggaatagaagatatctgattgatatatattaggaagcagaattatattccatatcaattagcgattatcttgtaactgtgtagtatataaacacagacatagggtttacactataagtgttatcattatcgagaatattatttactgtaaccctagcagctctcgtgatattttgttcatcactgagagataacagttccagattgtaacagagtttattgtttcaataaagtttgttttctgttacataagttcttgaagtttgatttgattgtaataaatactgtattcaccccctctacagtgaaagtgtgacctaacaagtggtatcagagccttctgttaacacacatatagttaaagatccaaacacaatcatgtctgacacagaaactccaactaagcctaccaaaactgaggaatcatcaaagacatcaactcagagtcgatatgagactatcagagttcccatattgagaccatctgaatatcccatatggaaggtaaggatgaccatgtttctggaagcaacagatccagaataccttgatagaatcaaggaagggcctcacaaacctaccaagctcgctgttgtagttgcaggtgaagcagcaaagaccgtaccaaaggaaaagagtgattacactgctgaagatatagcatctattgctaaggatgccaaggtacgacacttattgcatagtgccattgataatgtaatgtcaaacagggtaatcaactgcaagactactaaggagatatgggatgcactggagacaaggtgtcaaggaactgaaacagttaagaagaacaggaagacaatactcactcaagagtatgaacactttgactctaggactaatgagtcattgactgatgtatatgatagatttgtcaaactcttgaatgacttgtcattggttaataaggagtatgatcttgaagatacaaaccttaaattcctgttagctcttcctgaatgttgggatttgaaggcaacaacaataagagacaactacaatcttgatgaaacaa
It contains:
- the LOC141719892 gene encoding uncharacterized protein LOC141719892, producing MEGRSGGLALLWKNVGDFNLSSLSKNHIDGVVSIEGREDWRLTGFYGEPNRRLRWNTWNLLRLLNHQSSLPWCIIGDMNNITSQEDKKGGRRYPEWLIKGFCEVISECNLIDLDLLGNPFTWEKSRGTSSWVEIRLDRALVTQRWLGCYSEATLSNIEISTLDHSPIYLDIDKNKENSGCRRFRFENTWFREPMCRDIVLDCGESNSDLGYKQKIMRCQAKLGVWRK
- the LOC141719893 gene encoding uncharacterized protein LOC141719893, which codes for MATLWKPGKGVYIKSLEPNRFLFQFYHEVDISRVIEGSPWTFDRMQFIFERLKEGDNPRLVRLNKLDFWVQLHDIQPGFMSERVCKDVGNYIGQFIESDRNNFVGVWREYLRIRVRIDLDVPLKRRMKIKKAGGEWFWINFKYEHVPTFCFICSILGHAENSVQRCLTYR